CATGGCATAATTGTATCAGTTgtacaaaactataaaatccattcaaaataaaatttatgagagCTAATTGATCATGCTGTGCATGCTTCAAAGTTTCGGTGAGAAGACGGCTCATATTTTACTTCCTTTGCTGCAGCACAGTTTGTTACTTGGTGAAGGCTCCTTTTTCCTTAAGGACTTTTTCCACGACTCACTTACATTGCTTTTTTCATTATATCCAGTctcaaaataatcataaaattggCCTTTGCACTCAAAAGCAAGGTCATTTCCCACAGGTTCACGGCTTAGGGGGCCACCATCCCTGTTGGTGTCATCATTCGCTTTCTCATTTAATTTGGCCTTTTCCTGAACACCAAGTGACCTCACATTAGTAACAAAGATTTCATTGGCAGGTATCTGGCCATCACCCTTGTAAATAGGTGCACTGCCTACATCAAAATCCACCTGGTGGGAACAACTCGGTAAAggcagagggggagaggaagaggaagatgaggaggaggaggaggaggaggaggaagaggcagtggTGGAGGCATTTCCGACATTAGCATTGACAGAAAGGGGTAAATTTAGGTAGTGACCACCACATTCTTGGTACAAGCAGCAGGCATGAAACTTTTCACACTCCTCTTTGGCCATCCGAGG
This genomic interval from Physeter macrocephalus isolate SW-GA chromosome 4, ASM283717v5, whole genome shotgun sequence contains the following:
- the SERTAD4 gene encoding SERTA domain-containing protein 4 isoform X2 — translated: MTLVLSMNRFCEPIVSEGAAEIAGYQTLWEADSYGGPSPPGPAQAPLQGDRGAGPPLAGSHYRGISNPITTSKITYFKRKYVEEEDFHPPLSSCSHKTISIFEERAHILYMSLEKLKFIDDPEVYLRRSVLINNLMKRIHGEIIMQNNWCFPACSFNGTSAQEWFMAQDCPYRKRPRMAKEECEKFHACCLYQECGGHYLNLPLSVNANVGNASTTASSSSSSSSSSSSSSSPPLPLPSCSHQVDFDVGSAPIYKGDGQIPANEIFVTNVRSLGVQEKAKLNEKANDDTNRDGGPLSREPVGNDLAFECKGQFYDYFETGYNEKSNVSESWKKSLRKKEPSPSNKLCCSKGSKI